Proteins from a single region of Prinia subflava isolate CZ2003 ecotype Zambia chromosome 10, Cam_Psub_1.2, whole genome shotgun sequence:
- the DIPK1A gene encoding divergent protein kinase domain 1A isoform X2: protein MARRLFPGAWLRKPHSAQVRLSYVRIKYLFISWLVVFVGSWIMYVQYSTYTELCRGHDCRKIICDKYKTGVIDGSACSSLCAKETLYFGKCLSTKPNNQIYLGIWGNLQSVIKCQMEEAAQRDFGTDPEPRKEIVLFDKPTRGTTVEKFKEMVYGLFKAKLGEQGNLSELVNLILSFADGNKDGRVSLPEAKSAWALLQLEEFLLMVILQDKEHTPKLMGFCGDLYVTERVEYTSLYGISLPWVIELLIPSGFRRSMDQWFTPSWPRKAKIAIGLLEFVEDIFHGPYGNFLMCDTSAKNLGYNDKYDLKMLDMRKIVPEINLKEIIKDRQCDSDLDCIYGTDCRTLCDQSKMRCTTEVIQPNLAKACQLLKDYLLRGAPSDIHEELEKQLYLCIALKVTANQMEMEHSLILNNLKTLLWKKISHTNDS from the exons GTCCGTCTGTCGTATGTGCGGATCAAGTATCTCTTCATCTCCTGGCTGGTAGTGTTTGTTGGCAGCTGGATTATGTATGTCCAGTACTCCACCTACACAGAACTGTGCAGAGGACATGACTGTAGGAAAATAATA TGTGATAAATACAAGACTGGTGTTATTGATGGGTCAGCATGTAGTAGTCTTTGTGCTAAAGAAACATtgtattttggaaaatgtttgtCAACAAAGCCCAATAACCAG ATCTATTTAGGAATCTGGGGAAATCTGCAAAGTGTTATAAAATGCCAGATGGAAGAAGCTGCTCAACGTGATTTTGGTACTGACCCAGAACCAAGGAAGGAAATAGTCCTGTTTGATAAACCAACAAGAGGAACCACTGttgagaaattcaaagaaatGGTATATGGTCTTTTTAAA GCAAAACTGGGTGAACAAGGAAATCTTTCAGAACTGGTTAATCTCATCCTGTCCTTCGCTGATGGAAACAAAGATGGAAGAGTCTCTTTGCCAGAGGCAAAATCTGCATGGGCACTCCTGCAGCTAGAAGAGTTTCTGTTAATGGTGATCTTGCAGGATAAAGAGCATACTCCCAAGCTGATGGGTTTTTGTGGGGATCTCTATGTGACTGAAAGAGTTGAATATACCTCTCTCTATGGAATCAGCCTTCCATGGGTTATAGAACTCCTCATTCCCTCTGGCTTCAGAAGAAGCATGGACCAGTGGTTCACTCCGTCATGGCcaagaaaggcaaaaatagCTATAGGGCTTTTAGAATTTGTGGAAGATATTTTCCACGGACCTTATGGAAACTTTCTTATGTGTGATACAAGTGCCAAAAACTTGGGATATAATGATAAATATGATTTGAAAATGTTGGACATGAGAAAAATAGTgccagaaattaatttgaaggaaataattaaagatCGTCAGTGTGACTCAGATTTGGACTGCATTTATGGTACAGACTGTAGAACACTATGTGACCAAAGCAAAATGAGATGTACCACTGAAGTGATTCAGCCAAACTTAGCAAAAGCTTGTCAGCTCCTTAAAGACTATCTGCTTCGTGGTGCTCCTTCTGATATCCATGAAGAACTAGAGAAACAACTGTACTTGTGCATTGCCCTTAAAGTCACAGCAAATCAGATGGAAATGGAGCACTCTTTAATACTTAATAACTTAAAAACTTTACTGTGGAAGAAAATTTCTCATACAAATGATTCCTAA